In Candidatus Latescibacter sp., the genomic stretch CACGGAAGCGTCTTCCCAGCTCTTCGATGCCGTAGGCGCGTGGCTGCTGCATGTTCATCACATCCACACCGGCTGCGATGAAACGATCCACGAAATCATTGATACGGCCGCAGGAGTGCAGGATGAAGTGGTATCCATACTCATGGTACCGGGAGATGAGAGTTTTATACCGGTCAAAGAAAAAGCGGTCGAAAAGGGCGGGCGAGATGAATGTCCCGGTCTGCGTTCCCCAGTCGTCGGTGAGGAAGACGCCATGAACACGGTTTCCGAACCTGCGGTGAATCTCATCCACCTGCGCCATCTTGAAATCGAGAATCATGTCGAGGACTCTCTCGATCTTTTCCGGCTCGAAATAAAAATCCTCCATGGTCCTTGAAAAGCCGTGGAGCATATGGAGGCGTTCAATAAAGGTAAAGTGGCTGGTGAGACAGACATAACGGTCACCGGCGCTGGTGATCTCTTTCTCGGCCCGTTCATAATAAAACGGATCTTTCGGATCGGGGGGAAGGTAATCTGCGAGCCTTGCCCAATCTTCCAGGGGGCCTTTTACCACCTGGCCCATGTTTTTAACCTCGGTGACGGCCCAGATACAGCCCCAGTCGTCGGGAAGCGGAGTATCGAAAAACCAGCCCGACTTCTGACGGTCGAGTTCCCAGGAATCGCATACATCGTCTGGCGCAGGCG encodes the following:
- a CDS encoding uroporphyrinogen decarboxylase family protein, producing the protein MTGYELVRRAIEFDHPERLPFFQHVYPPAPDDVCDSWELDRQKSGWFFDTPLPDDWGCIWAVTEVKNMGQVVKGPLEDWARLADYLPPDPKDPFYYERAEKEITSAGDRYVCLTSHFTFIERLHMLHGFSRTMEDFYFEPEKIERVLDMILDFKMAQVDEIHRRFGNRVHGVFLTDDWGTQTGTFISPALFDRFFFDRYKTLISRYHEYGYHFILHSCGRINDFVDRFIAAGVDVMNMQQPRAYGIEELGRRFRGRVAFLSTVDIQATLPSGNREAVRREAHELVERWSTPAGGFIVFNYGDGEGIDVGIDMTSVMFEAFMEKMWLE